Within Lactobacillus amylovorus DSM 20531, the genomic segment GACACGCTTGCCTTGACCGATAATCGTATCTAAACCATCCGGTAGTTCCTTTACCAAATCATCCAAACCAACTACATGAATTGCTTGCCTAATTTCATCATCAGAAGCCCCCGGAGTATAAAAGGCAACATTATCACGCAAACTTGCAGTGAAAACATAGGGATTCTGTGGAATATAAATCAATTGTTTGTGCCAGTTAGGTATGTTTAATGTTTTCGCATCTTGTTTTTGAATTGTAATTTCACCATTTTTTGGAGTTAAAAAGCCACTAAGCAAATTAATCAAAGTTGACTTACCCGAGCCACTCATTCCGATTACGCCAACTTTTTCATAGCCATGAATATTTAACGAAACAGGACCTATCTTACTGCCTTTTTCATATTTAAAATTCATATCTTTAATTGTTAGTTGGTCGTCTTGACTCCATTGACTTAATTGCAATTCTTCTACCGGCTCTTTTGGCGCCTTGATCAATTCATTGATCCGATGAAAAGCATTTTTTCCATTCAAGGTTGCGTGAAAATCACCGGCAAAATTACGAATCGGCAAAAAATATTCTGGCGCCAAAATCAAAATCGCTAAAGCTGGGAAAAGCGTAATCTTGCCATTTAACAAATCAAATCCAAGATAAACGGCAATCACAGCAATCGATAAAGTAGTAAAAAAATCTAGTGCAAACGTCGATAACATTGCGACACGCAAAACAGCCATAGTTTTACGTCTAAAGTTTTCGCTTAAATGAAAAATACTGGTGGAATAGCGCTTGCTCAAGCCCAAGTATTTCAATGTATCAATTCCGCGCAATGAATCAATAAAGTTATTAGACAATATCTGGAAATTACCAAATTGTTTAATCGCCTTATCTTGTGCCGCATGTCCCAGAATAATCATAAACAGTACGATTAGTGGGTACATGATTAATAAGATCAGCGCACATTGCCAATTGACGAAGAGCATTGCAATAAAAAGCAAAACTGGCACGATCATCATCGTTAAAACTTTGTTATAGATCAGTTTAATGTAATTGCGGACTTCATCAATTCCATCTAGCGCCATAGTAATTAAACTGCCTGTTCCCTGCTTTTGGACTAAAGCCTGACCTTCATTAAAAACTTTGCTTAATAACTTCTGCCGCAGCTTTTCTGATTCCTGGTTGGAATAATGGCCCAGCATTTTATCCTGAAACCACTCATTTAACTGCCGACCAGTAAAACAAAGCGCAAATAGCAGTAAGTACAGCCAGTTCAGCTTTTTTCCCTGCCAGAGAATAGTCAGAACCATACTTAACGATAGAGCTTGACCAATAATCAAAAAGGCTTGCAGAACTTCAAGCACTGCAAGCCTTCTAACAATTACACCAGCACCATCAAGTTTAAAAAGGTGTTGATCAATCATATTAATATCCTTCTCCTATTGCAGGCATTTCAATTCTCTTGCGGAAAATCCAGTATGACCAAATTGTGTAAGCCAAAATACATGGAATTAAAATTATTGTAGCAATCGTCATCACAATTAATGTGTAATTAGATGATGATGCGCTTTGAATCATCAAATCATATTTACTACTGATTGATGAAATCATGACTCTTGGGAATAATCCACAGAAAATCAAAGCAACTAATGACACCAAGGTCAAGCCACTAAAGAAGAATGCCCAGCCTTGTTTGTTAACAAAGTTAGCTACATGACCTGCTACTGAAAAGCCCACGATCAAAGCCAAGCAAAGCAAGGTCAAAATTGGGTGTACTTGCAAGAAGTCAGTTTGGAACAATAAAAGTAGTGCAAAGATAACTTCACCAACATAAAGTACCCAGTAAAGAGCTTTAGAGTAGTTTTGTGCACGATCACTTATTACGCCCTTAGTCTTTAAAGCAATATAGTTCAAACCATGCAAATATGTTAACAAAGTTAAAGCAATACCGCCGACAATTGAGAACCAGTTAAAGTAGTCAAAGAAGTGCGCAGTCATATCGCCGTGAGCATCAAGTGGCATCCCTTTAATCATCGAAATAAACATCACGCCTAAAAAGAAAGGTGCAATAAAACTACCAATGGCCATTGCGTTATCCCAAAATGGTTTACGTGGCTCAGGGCTCTTGGCACGAAACTCAAAAGAAACACCACGAATAATTAAACCTACAAGGATAATAAGCAAGATCAGGTAATAGCCTGAGAACAATGAAGCATACCAATATGGGAATGATGCAAACATCGCACCACCTGCCGTAATTAGCCAAACCTCGTTTGCATCCCAAACCGGGCCAATCGTAGCAATAATTTGACTTCTTTCTTTTTCATTATGACCTAAAGTCTTAGCGGCCATTCCGACTCCGTAGTCAAAGCCATCAAGAAAGAAGAAACCACTAAATAAAACTCCAATTAATATGAACCATAGGATTTGCAAGAATGACATTTAAAAGGCCCCCTTTGCAAATGGATCTGTTTCCTTATCACTAGTTTGACCCTGCATAGCCAATTCTTCAGGATCATTGTGTAAGAAGCGAACAATTAAGCTAATTAAAATAATAGCTAAGCCGGTAAACAAACAGAAGTAAACAATATTCGATGTAAGTAGTGAAGCAACTGAAACATTTGGTGAAACACTTTGAGCAATGGTAAATAGTCCATAAACTGTCCAAGGAGCACGACCAAGTTCAGTAATTAACCAACCACAAGTATTAGCAATAAATGGTGTAAAGGTCATTAAAGCTAATACCCATAGGCACCAACGATGCTCATAAAGAGTTTGCTTCTTCTTACGAGTCAAAATTAAGCCCACAATTGAAACAAGAGCCATCAATGCACCAAATCCTGCCATAAAGCGGAAGCTCCAGAATAAAGTGTTAACTGGAACATAATAGTTCATCTTATGGCCATCAATATGAGTACCATACTTCTTTTCCATTTCTTTATTGACTTCTTCCATCCCTTTAACAGAACCAGTAGTACTGTGGTATGAAAGAATACTCAACATATCTGGAATTTCGATTTTACCTTTAACTTCATGAGTCTTAGTATTAGCAAAACCAATCATCGTCCATGGAGCTTTTTCACCAGTTGTCTTATATAAAGCTTCTGTTGCTGCAAACTTCATTGGTTGTTCATGAACCAAGTATTGCATTTGGACATCCCCCATGCCAATTGAACCAATGGAGAAAATAAGCATCAATGTTAAACCAATGCGAATTGTCTTATGATAAATTGCTTTATTAATATCAGACAATGTCCGTTTCTTCAAAAGTTGGAAAGCTGCTAATCCAGTAATAATTGTGGCACCTGTCAAAATTGCGCCAGTGATTACATGACCGAATTCAAACATTAATTGTTTATTGGTCAAAAGAGCACCGAAGTTAACCATTTCGGCACGACCATTTCTAATGGCAAATCCGGTTGGATGTTGCATAAATGAGTTAGCAGTTAAAATCCAAACTGCAGATGTGATCGTCCCAAAGATAATCATCCAAATAAAGAACAAATGTAAGCCTTTCTTAACTTTGTCCCAGGTAAACATCCATAGTCCAATAAAGGTTGATTCGATGAAGAATGAAAGTAATGCTTCAAATGCAAGTGGTGCACCGAAGATATCACCCATAAATCTTGAATAGTCGGACCAGTTCATCCCAAATTGGAATTCCTGAATAATACCTGTTACAACTCCCACTGCAAAGCTCAAAAGAAATACATTTCCCCAGAACTTTGTCATTTTCTTATATTCAGGCTTGCCAGTATGAACATACATAGATTCCATAATTGCTACAACGAACACCGTACCAATTGAAAATGGTACGAAGAAAAAGTGAAAGATCGTTGTCATAGCAAATTGGAATCTCGCTAAACTAACAATATTCATTTTTAGCGCCTCCATAATTTCCCATTACATACGTCCCTGTCTAAAATAACATTCATTATTTTGTTCAACTTAAGTGTACAACCTCTTCTTTTTACTTTCAAGCCGGCTATTAATGCGCTTTCAATAATGTTATCTTATTTTAGTGTTAGCTTTGCCTTTTAATTATAACATTATGAGTT encodes:
- the cydD gene encoding thiol reductant ABC exporter subunit CydD, whose amino-acid sequence is MIDQHLFKLDGAGVIVRRLAVLEVLQAFLIIGQALSLSMVLTILWQGKKLNWLYLLLFALCFTGRQLNEWFQDKMLGHYSNQESEKLRQKLLSKVFNEGQALVQKQGTGSLITMALDGIDEVRNYIKLIYNKVLTMMIVPVLLFIAMLFVNWQCALILLIMYPLIVLFMIILGHAAQDKAIKQFGNFQILSNNFIDSLRGIDTLKYLGLSKRYSTSIFHLSENFRRKTMAVLRVAMLSTFALDFFTTLSIAVIAVYLGFDLLNGKITLFPALAILILAPEYFLPIRNFAGDFHATLNGKNAFHRINELIKAPKEPVEELQLSQWSQDDQLTIKDMNFKYEKGSKIGPVSLNIHGYEKVGVIGMSGSGKSTLINLLSGFLTPKNGEITIQKQDAKTLNIPNWHKQLIYIPQNPYVFTASLRDNVAFYTPGASDDEIRQAIHVVGLDDLVKELPDGLDTIIGQGKRVLSGGQAQRIALARAFLDQQRKVMIFDEPTAHLDIETEVDLKKKMLPLMKDHLVIFATHRLHWMKEMDYILVMDHGKLVEQGTFDELEKKNGYFVKLIEKMRGDHDEQ
- the cydB gene encoding cytochrome d ubiquinol oxidase subunit II, with amino-acid sequence MSFLQILWFILIGVLFSGFFFLDGFDYGVGMAAKTLGHNEKERSQIIATIGPVWDANEVWLITAGGAMFASFPYWYASLFSGYYLILLIILVGLIIRGVSFEFRAKSPEPRKPFWDNAMAIGSFIAPFFLGVMFISMIKGMPLDAHGDMTAHFFDYFNWFSIVGGIALTLLTYLHGLNYIALKTKGVISDRAQNYSKALYWVLYVGEVIFALLLLFQTDFLQVHPILTLLCLALIVGFSVAGHVANFVNKQGWAFFFSGLTLVSLVALIFCGLFPRVMISSISSKYDLMIQSASSSNYTLIVMTIATIILIPCILAYTIWSYWIFRKRIEMPAIGEGY
- a CDS encoding cytochrome ubiquinol oxidase subunit I: MNIVSLARFQFAMTTIFHFFFVPFSIGTVFVVAIMESMYVHTGKPEYKKMTKFWGNVFLLSFAVGVVTGIIQEFQFGMNWSDYSRFMGDIFGAPLAFEALLSFFIESTFIGLWMFTWDKVKKGLHLFFIWMIIFGTITSAVWILTANSFMQHPTGFAIRNGRAEMVNFGALLTNKQLMFEFGHVITGAILTGATIITGLAAFQLLKKRTLSDINKAIYHKTIRIGLTLMLIFSIGSIGMGDVQMQYLVHEQPMKFAATEALYKTTGEKAPWTMIGFANTKTHEVKGKIEIPDMLSILSYHSTTGSVKGMEEVNKEMEKKYGTHIDGHKMNYYVPVNTLFWSFRFMAGFGALMALVSIVGLILTRKKKQTLYEHRWCLWVLALMTFTPFIANTCGWLITELGRAPWTVYGLFTIAQSVSPNVSVASLLTSNIVYFCLFTGLAIILISLIVRFLHNDPEELAMQGQTSDKETDPFAKGAF